A genomic window from Solanum dulcamara chromosome 11, daSolDulc1.2, whole genome shotgun sequence includes:
- the LOC129873690 gene encoding 3-hydroxy-3-methylglutaryl-coenzyme A reductase 2 yields the protein MDLRRRSEKAVYPSKVFAADEKPLKPHKKQQDDNNTLLIDASDALPLPLYLTNGLFFTMFFSVMYFLLSRWREKIRNSTPLHVVTLSELGAIVSLIASVIYLLGFFGIGFVQTFVSRGNNDSWDVEDENDEEFLLKEDSRCGPETTLGCAIPPPPARQIAPVAPPQPAMSMAEKPAPLVTPAASEEDEEIIKSVVQGKMPSYSLESKLGDCKRAASIRKEAMQRITGKSLDGLPLDGFNYESILGQCCEMAIGYVQIPVGIAGPLLLNGKEFSVPMATTEGCLVASTNRGCKAIYASGGATSILLRDGMTRAPCVRFGTAKRAAELKFFVEDPVKFETLANVFNQSSRFARLQRIQCAMAGKNLYMRFVCSTGDAMGMNMVSKGVQNVLDYLQNEYPDMDVIGISGNFCSDKKPAAVNWIEGRGKSVVCEAIIPEEVVKKVLKTEVAALVELNMLKNLTGSAMAGALGGFNAHASNIVSAVFIATGQDPAQNIESSHCITMMEAVNDGKDLHISVTMPSIEVGTVGGGTQLASQSACLNLLGVKGANREAPGSNARLLATIVAGSVLAGELSLMSAISAGQLVNSHMKYNRSTKDVTKASS from the exons ATGGACCTTCGCCGGAGATCTGAAAAGGCTGTTTACCCATCAAAGGTCTTTGCCGCCGATGAAAAACCtctcaaaccccataaaaaaCAACAAGACGACAACAATACCCTTCTCATTGATGCCTCTGATGCTCTCCCACTTCCTTTGTATCTCACTAATGGATTGTTTTTCACCATGTTTTTCTCCGTTatgtattttcttctttcaaggTGGCGTGAGAAAATAAGGAATTCCACTCCTCTTCATGTGGTTACACTTTCTGAATTGGGCGCTATTGTTTCCTTAATCGCTTCTGTCATTTATCTTCTCGGTTTCTTTGGGATTGGGTTTGTTCAGACATTTGTCTCAAGGGGGAATAATGATTCATGGGATGTGGAGGATGAAAATGATGAGGAATTTCTATTAAAGGAAGATAGTCGATGTGGTCCTGAGACTACTCTTGGCTGTGCTATCCCTCCACCACCTGCTCGACAAATTGCCCCAGTGGCACCACCTCAACCTGCTATGTCCATGGCAGAGAAACCTGCCCCGTTGGTCACACCAGCAGCGTCTGAGGAAGACGAAGAGATAATAAAATCCGTGGTGCAGGGGAAAATGCCGTCGTACTCATTGGAATCCAAGCTCGGTGATTGTAAGAGAGCTGCGTCGATAAGGAAGGAGGCGATGCAGAGGATTACAGGGAAGTCTCTAGATGGGCTCCCATTGGATGGATTTAACTATGAATCCATTCTTGGGCAGTGCTGTGAGATGGCAATCGGGTACGTGCAGATACCGGTGGGAATAGCAGGGCCATTGTTGCTAAACGGAAAAGAGTTTTCAGTGCCCATGGCAACCACAGAAGGATGTTTAGTGGCTAGCACCAATAGGGGTTGCAAGGCTATCTATGCTTCTGGTGGCGCCACCAGCATTTTGCTCCGTGATGGGATGACCAGAGCACCCTGTGTCAGGTTTGGTACAGCCAAAAGGGCAGCAGAGTTGAAGTTCTTTGTTGAAGATCCCGTCAAATTTGAGACACTTGCTAATGTTTTCAACCA ATCAAGCAGATTTGCCAGATTACAAAGGATTCAGTGTGCAATGGCGGGAAAGAATCTGTACATGAGATTTGTATGTAGCACTGGTGATGCAATGGGAATGAACATGGTGTCCAAAGGTGTACAAAATGTTCTTGATTACCTTCAGAATGAATATCCTGACATGGATGTCATCGGCATATCTG GGAACTTTTGCTCGGACAAGAAGCCAGCAGCAGTTAATTGGATTGAGGGGAGAGGAAAGTCTGTAGTTTGTGAGGCAATTATCCCAGAAGAGGTGGTGAAGAAAGTTCTGAAAACTGAGGTTGCTGCTCTTGTGGAGCTGAACATGCTTAAAAATCTTACTGGCTCTGCCATGGCTGGTGCCCTTGGTGGTTTCAATGCCCATGCCAGCAATATCGTCTCAGCTGTGTTTATAGCCACTGGTCAGGACCCAGCTCAGAACATAGAGAGCTCGCACTGCATCACTATGATGGAGGCTGTAAATGATGGCAAGGACCTCCATATTTCTGTTACAATGCCTTCCATTGAG GTTGGTACTGTTGGAGGTGGAACTCAGCTTGCATCTCAGTCAGCTTGCTTAAACTTGTTGGGAGTGAAAGGTGCCAACAGAGAGGCACCAGGGTCAAATGCAAGGCTCTTGGCCACAATAGTAGCTGGTTCTGTTCTTGCTGGGGAGCTATCCCTCATGTCAGCTATCTCGGCTGGGCAACTGGTTAATAGCCACATGAAATACAATAGATCTACCAAAGATGTCACCAAGGCATCCTCCTAA